One Xylocopa sonorina isolate GNS202 chromosome 18, iyXylSono1_principal, whole genome shotgun sequence DNA segment encodes these proteins:
- the LOC143431592 gene encoding uncharacterized protein LOC143431592 produces the protein MDRTFVDEETGESISLPPSDCKIGPYVSSINNVETGEPEINVVGIETTKNRRTRFQIPKEVKETLSTKDGSLKKSENLMDLDPVPVGASFGQINPICVLFLAVLCFRWLLPVLMFIETSLHIWAHHKNKTLKNANVYFRSPFHAISAEFCALCQNETCMNRVSKMHQIRMHKFLRQCNYMKRVVT, from the exons ATGGACCGAACATTCGTCGACGAAGAAACTGGTGAGAGCATTAGCCTTCCACCTTCCGACTGTAAGATTGGACCGTACGTTAGTTCGATAAATAACGTCGAAACGGGAGAGCCAGAGATTAATGTGGTCGGAATTGAAACTACCAAAAATCGAAGGACACGATTCCAG ATTCCAAAAGAGGTGAAGGAAACTTTATCGACTAAAGATGGTTCTTTAAAAAAAAGTGAAAATCTAATGGATTTGGACCCGGTTCCTGTCGGAGCATCTTTTGGCCAAATAAATCCAATTTGCGTGCTTTTTCTCGCTGTCTTATGTTTCCGTTGGTTGTTGCCTGTATTGATGTTTATCGAGACATCATTGCACATTTGGGCCCACCACAAGAATAAAACTTTGAAGAATGCCAACGTGTATTTCCGTTCTCCATTTCATGCAATATCGGCCGAATTTTGCGCGTTGTGTCAAAATGAAACGTGCATGAACCGTGTCAGTAAAATGCACCAAATACGTATGCACAAGTTTTTGCGACAGTGTAATTACATGAAAAGAGTGGTAACGTGA